From the genome of Arthrobacter sp. ERGS1:01:
CGGCGGCAAACGGCACCCCCGCCGGCCGGGACAGGCACAGCAGGATCACCACGGGCACGGCGAGCCAGTATCGTCGCCGGATCAGCAGGTACAGGGCCGCGGCCAGCAGGAAGGTGCTCAGCGATTCCGCGTAGGCCACCTGCAGGATCGGCGCAATGGGGAACATGGCAAAGAAGGCAACGCCCCACAGCGCGGTGGTTGGTGAGGCAAAGCGGCGAAACAGGACGTAGATCATCAGGGCCGCGGCAAACCCGGCGACCGTGGCCACGAGCGGCCCGGCCACCATCCAGGGCAGGCCCGTGACGCTGTTCAGGCCACGCGCGAGCAACGGGAACAGCGGGTAGAACGCCCATTGGTTGGGCTGCGCCGTGCCGTCCGCGTTGCGGGGAATCGAGGTGGGATAGCCGCCGTTGAAGATGCGCTCGTACCAGCCGGCGTCCCACCGGTTGATGAACGTCAGGTAGTCCGGCCGGTCCCCGCCCCACGGCGACGCCCCGGCGTGCCAGGCGGCCCCGGCCAGGATGAGGAAGGAGACAAGGCGTGCGGCCGCATAGAGCAGCGTAACCTTCAGCCACCATGGCGCCGCCCGCAGCGGGGCCATGAGCCGGCGAATCGCGGCAAAGAGGTCGTCGTTGAAAGTGGGGCGCGCGGTTTGGCTGCCGCTCACGTCTGCGCGAGGGCCCCGGCCACCCAGCACCCGGGTTGGTGGTCGTTGGCCAGGCCGATCGCCTGCATCATGGCGTAGGCGGTGGTGGGGCCCACAAAGGAAAAGCCGCGCTTCTTGAGGACCTTGGCCAGCGCCGCCGATTCAGCGGTCTTGCCCGGGATCGGGGTATCGGGGTGCCGGGGAACGGCGGGCGCATGGTCGCGGAGCAGGGACGAAAGCGATACGCCGTCGGGCAGCTCCAGCAGCGCCCGGGCGTTGCCGATCGTGGCGTTGATCTTCATCAGGTTGCGCACGATTCCGGCGTCGGCCATGAGCCGCTCAACGTCCGCCTGGGTAAACTCGGCCACGGCCGCCGGCTCAAAGTTGGCGAAGGCGGACCGGAAGGCGTCGCGTTTGCGCAGGATCGTGATCCAGCTCAGTCCGGACTGGAACGCCTCCAGGCTCAGCCGTTCAAAAAGTTCGCGTTCCCCGTCGACTGGGCGCCCCCACTCCTCGTCGTGGTAGCGCTGGTATTGCTCGTCCCCGGCCATGCCGGCCCATGCGCAGCGGGCCCGGCCGTCGGCGCCTACAACGACGTCGTCCATGCTCACGCGTTCAGGGTTGGTGCGGATGGGGCCGGGGAGTCCCCGGCGTCGGCGTCTGGGGCGGGCGCGGCAGCGACAGCAGTGCCGGGCTCGACGGCGTCGACCGTGGCCGTCACGGATCCGGCGGCCCCTTCCAGCTCGGCAATGCGCAAATCCTTCGCGGCCAGCTCGTCGCGCAGCCGGTCAAGGACCTCATCGACCTGGTCCATGCGGTAACCGCGCAGGCCCAGCGCAAACCGTAGCTTGTCGACGTCGGCCGGCGCCGGTTGTGCGGGCAGCAGCACCGGCGGAAGCCCGGAAACCGGCTCGCCCAGGCCGTCGTGGTAGATCTCGGAGTCGTCGTCCGGCTTTTTCAGGCCCACCACGTAGACGGCCACGGCGGCGGCCAACATGACGGCAAGGAAGATCAGGAAGTAGGTCACACCTCCATCGTGCCAGATCCGGTGCCGGGACGGTGGCACCGCAGTGGCGGATTACGTCAGTCCGCGTCGACCTTCGCACCGGCCTGGCCGGCCATGACGAGGGCCACGGCTTCCTCGGGTGTATCGGCCAGCTGGAGAATGTCCATGTCACCGGGTGAGACCAGACCTTCGGCAACCATGGTGTCCTTGATCCAGCCCAACAACGGCGCCCAGAAAGCGCTGTCCACGAGCACGATCGGGAACTGGGTGACCTTGTTGGTCTGCACAAGCACCATCGCCTCGAACAGTTCATCGAGGGTGCCCAGGCCACCGGGGAGCACCACGAAGCCCTGCGCGTACTTCACGAACATGGTCTTGCGGGCAAAGAAGTAGCGGAAGTCCACGCCCAGGCCAACCCACTGGTTCATGCCCTGCTCAAACGGCAGCTCAATGCCCAAGCCGATCGAGAGCCCGTTGGCTTCGCTGGCGCCGCGGTTGGCGGCTTCCATGGAGCCGGGCCCGCCGCCGGTGATGACGGCGACGCCGGCCTCGGCCAGCAGCCTGCCCACCTCGACGCCGATCTTGTAGTTGCGGCTTTCCGGCTTGGTACGGGCCGAACCGAACACGCTGATGGCCGGCCCAATGTCGGCGAGCGCGTCAAAGCCCTGCACGAACTCGCTTTGGATGCGCATGACCCGCCACGGGTCCGTGTGCGTGAAGTCATCGCTCTGCGGTGTGTCCCTCGGGGTGTCAAGGAGCCGGGAGTCGGCGGTGGAGCCTTCGGGCGCGCCCTTCCGCCACCCGCCAAAGCGTTGCTTCTTGAGACGGGCGGGCCTGCTGGATCCGGTGGGTGCACTCATAAATCCAAGGTTACGCGACAGTAGGGTGTGCCCACGGGCTGCCGGCCGGGGCGTGTTGGCGGCACGGCGGCTTACGGCGAACGCGGATCCTCGGTAGATTCTCCCCATGAGCACTCAAGCGCAATCCCGGTCACTGGTGGAGCTGGTGGGTGTCAACAAGCATTTCGGCGATCAGCATGTGCTCAAGGACATCAACCTTGCGGTGGCCCGCGGGGAGGTCGTGGCGGTGATCGGCCCCTCGGGGGCCGGAAAGTCCACGCTGTGCCGCGCCATCAACCGCCTGGAGACCATCGATTCCGGCACCATCAGCATTGACGGCCGGGAGCTTCCGGCGGAGGGCCGTGCACTGGCCGCCCTGCGTGCAGAGGTGGGCATGGTGTTCCAATCATTCAACCTGTTCTCGCAGATCACCGTCCTGGACAACGTGACGCTGGGCCCGGTCAAGATCAAGGGCATTCCCAAGGCCGACGCCGAGGCACGCGCCTTTGCGTTGCTGAACCGTGTGGGCGTGGGCGGGCAGGCGGACAAGCTGCCGGCCCAACTTTCCGGCGGCCAGCAGCAGCGCGTGGCCATTGCCCGGGCACTGGCCATGGACCCGAAGGTCATGCTCTTTGACGAACCAACCAGCGCCCTCGACCCGGAAATGGTCAGCGAGGTCCTTGACGTCATGACCGCCCTGGCCCGGGACGGCATGACCATGGTGGTGGTCACGCACGAGATGGGTTTTGCCCGGAAGGCCGCCAACCGGGTCGTGTTCATGGCCGATGGCCAGATCGTCGAGGAAGCACCACCGGAGGAGTTCTTCACCAGTCCGCGCAGCACGCGCGCCAGGGACTTCCTCTCGAAAATCCTGCGCAACTAGAGGGGCTGCGCGGACGAAGCTGCGCCGAACTCGTGGCGGGTTTTGCGCCCGACAGTGTTCAGCGCCAAACCCGCACCGGGTTCTGCGCATAACCGTCCGGGCTATGCCAGCCAGCGGGTCAGCGCGGCGAGGCATGCGCGGATGTCGTCCGCGGCCACGTGCTCGTTGTCGCTGTGGGCAAGGAGCGCATCGCCGGGGCCAAAGTTGACGGCCGGGATGCCCATTTCGCTGAGCCGGGCCACGTCGGTCCAGCCGTACTTGGGCAGGGGTTCGCGCCCCACGGCCGCCACGAACGACGCCGCCGCCGGCGCGTTCAGGCCCGGTCGGGCACCCGCCGAGGAGTCGGTCCGTACCAGCTCGAAGCCTGTCAGCAGTTCGCGCACGTGCGCCTCGGCGTCGTCGGGGGTCTTGTCGGGGGCGAAGCGGTAGTTGATCTCCACCACGCACAGGTCGGGGATGACGTTGCCGGCCGTGCCGCCGTGGATCTTCACGGCGTTCAGGGATTCGCGGTAGTCGAGCCCGTCCACCCGCACGGTGGCGGGCTCGTAGGCGGCCAGCCTGGCCAGGATGGGCGCGGCGGCGTGGATGGCGTTCTCCCCCATCCATGCCCGGGCCGAATGCGCTGCCAGGCCGTGGGTGGTGACCTCGAAACGGATGGTGCCGTTGCAGCCGCCCTCCACCGTGCCGTTGGTGGGTTCGAGCAGGATCCCAAAGTCGGCATCCAAAAGCTCGCGGTTCTCGCGCACCAGCCGGCCCAGCCCGCTCTTGACCGCGGCCACTTCCTCGTGGTCGTAGAAGATGAACGTGATGTCCTTGGTCGGCTCGGCGACCGTTGCCGCGATGGCCAGCTGTACGGCCACCCCACCCTTCATGTCGGTGGCGCCGCGGCCGTAGAGCACGTCCCCATCCCAGCTGCTCGGCACGGTGCCGCGGGAACCCTCGGCGGTAGGCAGCGGCACGGTGTCCAGGTGGCCGGCCAGGATGATCCGCTCGGCCCGGCCCAGATTGGTCCGCGCCACGATGGAGTCGCCATTGCGCGTCACCTCCAGGTGTCCCAGGGCGCGCAGGGCGGCCTCGACGACGTCGGCAAGTTCGGCCTCATTGCCGGAGACGCTTTCAATGTCCATCAGGGCGGCCGTCAAATGGGCCACGTCCTGGCGAAGGTCGAGGACGGGCGCGGCGGGGTTATTTTCATGGGTCACGGGCCCAGTTTACCGGGGCGGAGAGGGCCCGGAATTTTCTTTTGAATTGCTTCCAATCCGGTTGCGGCGATGCTCCGAAGTACTCTCTGACAGCCCGCACCGCACTGCAGCCAATGGAGCAGCGGCAAGGGAAGCAAGTGGAACTTATCCGCTTTCAAGGTACGGAGAATCATCATGAACACCACCAAGAAGTTCGGCACCCGCAAGAGCCTCAGCCTCGGCATGGGCATCCTCGCCATTGCCGCAATGAGCATGACCGCTTGCAGCGGTACCACCACTGCCTCGAGCTCAACGTCTTCCGCTCCCGCCATGACCTCCGCACCTGCGGCTACCTCGATGGCACCCGCCGGCGACCTGGTCGGCTCCGGTTGTGCCGCCTACGCCGCAGCAGTGCCGAGTGGTGCAGGTTCGGTTGCCGGCATGGCCGCCGACCCGGTCGCCACCGCCGCCTCCAACAACCCGCTGCTGAAGACCCTGACCGCAGCGGTCTCCGGAAAGCTGAACAAGGACGTCAACCTGGTTGACACGCTGAACTCGGGACAGTTCACCGTCTTCGCCCCCGTTGACACCGCCTTCGCCAAGATTCCGGCCGCCACCATTGACGGACTGAAGACCGATTCCAAGACGCTGACATCGATCCTGACCTACCACGTGGTCCCCGGCCAGCTCTCCCCCAGCGAGATCGACGGAACCCACGCCACGGCAGAGGGCAGCACCCTTGACGTCACCGGCAGCGGCGACAACATCATGGTCAACGGCGCCAAGGTCATCTGTGGCGGAGTCAAGACGGCCAATGCCACCGTCTACCTCATCGACACCGTCCTGATGCCGCCGGCCAAGAAGTAACAAACACCGCATCCGGCAGCAACACGAATTGTAAGGATGACCATCATGGGCGGGGATCGTGGCAAGGTAGACACCATGCGTTTACCTTGGCTGCGAGCAGTGGAACCACTGGCCCCGCCGACCCATGAGGACTTGATCCGCCTCGTCGCCCTCGGCGACGAGGCGGCCTTCGAGGAACTTTACGATGCCGTGGCACCCCGGGTCTTTGGCCTGGTGCGCCGAGTGGTCCGCGATCCATCCCAAAGCCAGGAAGTCACCCAGGAAGTCTTCGTTGACATCTGGCAGCAGGCGGCCCGCTTCGATGCGGACAGGGGCCGGGCCATGTCGTGGATCCTGGTCATCGCCCACAGACGGGCGGTGGACAGGGTAAGGGCCAGCCAGGCAAGTATGGACCGCGACATGCGCCAGGGCATCAAGGAGTTCCAGGAAAGCTACGACGACGTCGCAGACACCGTGGAAACCGCAATGGAGGCAGAGCGCGTACAGCGGGCACTGGCGACATTAACAGAACCACAACAGGAAGCCATCAGATTGGCCTACTACGGTGGATATACGCACCAGGAAGTGGCAGAGCTGCTGAAGATCCCGGTGGGCACCGTGAAAACAAGAATTCGCGATGGCATGATCAGGCTCAGGGACAGGTTAGGAGTGGCGTGATGGAAAAACAACTGCATTTGCTAACCGGCGCCTACGCCCTCAACGCCGTCAACGACGCCGACAGGGCAGACTTTGAACGCCATGCCCTGGGCAACGCCGAGACCCGTGAGGAAGTTCGCACACTCAGCGCGACCGCTGCGCTGCTCGCCTACGGCACGGCGGAGGAGACTCCCCCGCCGGAGCTGAAGGCCAACGTCATGGCCGCCATCCGCAACACCCGCCAGTTGCCGGCCAGCAACGTGGTCCGCGACATTTCCTCGGCCCGCAGCCGGTCCACGCACGCTGTTCCCGTGCAGCGGCGCCGCTGGGTTCCCCTGGTCAGCGCCGCGGCGGCCCTTGCCGTGCTGGGCGGCGTCGGCGTAGGCGGCTGGGCGATCGGCCAGAACTCGCAGAGTTCACAGGTTGCCGACTCAAAGAACATCCAGCAGCAACAGCAGGCACTGCTGGCCATCATGGCATCCTCCGACGCCAAGATCGCCACCTCGAGCATTGCCGACGGCGGAACCGTCACGGTTGCCTCTTCCGGCAAGGCCAACCAGGCCGCGGTCATGGTCCGGAACCTGCCGGCACCTCCGGCCGGCAAGACCTACGAACTGTGGTTCATCTCGGCCACGGGCGCCGTGGCCGCCGGCCTCATGAACGACCACGATCCCGCGGTGCCGAGCATGCAGGTCCTTGACGGTCCGCTCGGCGGCGCAACCCACGTGGGCATCACCGTGGAGCCCGCGGGCGGTTCACCCAAACCGACCACCACTCCCATCCTGGTGCAGGCCCTCTAAGACCCGGGCTTACGGCTCAGCGAAGGCCCGGACGACGGCGGATCCCCACATTGGGGGTCCGCCGTTTCCAATCCGCGGCGCAACCGGCTCCGAAGTACAGGCAAGCATTGCTACCAGTTCCATCCCGGTAGCCACACCTGTGCACGTCAAATCAGTACTAAGGAGCCCGTCATGGGACCGGCCAGCAAACACAAGGGCACCACAAGCAAGGGCAAGGCGACGCATTTCTGGTGGGGATTGTTCACCGGCGCGGCCATTGGCGTGATCGCGGCCGGCGTGCTGTTTGCCGTGGCCCAGATTCTGTCGGCATTCTTCGCCACCGTTTCCTCCCCGCTGACCTCGATGGGGTCCACGTTCATCGACTTCACGCCGCCGTGGATGAAGAACTTCGCCATCGCCACCTTTGGCACGAACGACAAGACCGTGCTGTTGCTCTCGCTGACCGTGGGCGCGATCGTCCTGGCCGCGGCCGCAGGTGTGGTGGCCCGCAGGAAGTTCGTGGCCGGCGCCGCCATGGTGGTTGCCTTTGCCGTGGTTATGGGGGCCTGCATCATCTCCCGTTCCGGCGCCTCTGCCGTTGACCTCGTCCCGCTGCTGGTGGGCACGCTGGCCGGACTGGCGGCCCTCCGCTACCTGACCAACGCGGGCGCTGCCAAGCCAGTGCCGGCCGAGCAGGACGACGACGCCCCCGCCCTGCCCAGCAGGCGCACCTTCCTGGTGAGGTCGGCCCTGGTGGCGGGAGCCGCCATCGTGATCGGCGTGGGTGGAAACATCCTCTCCTCGGCACGGAACACGGCCCGGCAAGTGCGTGACGCGCTCAAACTGCCGGCGCCCAAGACCCCCGCCCCAACACTTCCCGGCGGCGTCCAGTCGGCCGTGTCCGGCGTGACCCCGTTCGTCACCCCCAACAACGACTTTTACCGGATCGACACGGCCCTGATCGTGCCCGAGGTTGATCCGAACCAGTGGGAGCTGCGGGTCCACGGCATGGTCGAGGAGGAATTCACCATGTCCTTCAACGACCTCCTGAGCGCCGAGCTGCTTGAGACCTACGTGACGCTGACCTGCGTCTCCAACGTGGTGGGCGGCAATCTGGCCGGCAACGCGAAATGGCTCGGCTACCCGCTGAGCGAGGTCCTGGCCCGGGCCAAGCCGAAGCCGGGCGCCGACATGGTGCTCTCCACCAGCGTCGACGGGTTCAGCGCCTCCACCCCGCTGCCGGTCCTCCAGGACGCCAACCGCAACGCCCTGCTGGCGGTTGGCATGAACGGCCAGCCGCTGCCGCTGGAACACGGATTCCCCGTGCGGATGGTGGTGCCGGGCCTGTACGGCTATGTCTCCGCCACCAAATGGGTGGTGGATCTGGAGGTCACCACCTTCGCGGCGAAGACCGGCTACTGGACAACCCGCGGCTGGTCCTCCCACGGCCCCATCAAGACCGCCTCCCGGGTCGAGGTGCCGCGGGCGTTGGCCCGGGTGCCCGCCGGCAAGGTAGGCATCGGCGGCACCGCCTGGGCGCAGCACACGGGCATCTCGAAGGTGGAAATCCAGCTCGACGGCGGCCCATGGCAGCCGGCGGTCCTCTCGGCCGAGGCCTCCGTGGACACGTGGCGGCAGTGGTCGTACATGTGGGACGGCGCCACGACAGGCACGCACAATGTGAAGGTCCGCGCCTACAACGCCCAGGGCGTGCTGCAGATCGAGGAGCAGGCCCCGCCGGAGCCCGACGGCTCCACGGGCTGGCATTCCATTACGTTCACGGTCGTATGAGCCGACGGAGCGGGGCGGGTGAGGCGTGCGGGGCTGGACGGCTTTTCGCCACCGCCCGGCGTATCGATAGACTTTATCCATGACGCAGACACCCGCCTCCCCGACAGCTTCCGACGCCACCGAGCGCACCGCCCATGGATTTGGCCTGGCCACGATCGCCGACGGCGGAGCCGTGCTGGACGTCTGGTTCCCCGCCCCGGCCCTGGGCGCCGGCGTTGATTCCCTCGGCGCAGCCCCCGACGCCGATCCCGAACTTTCCGCACTTGCCGAGGCCGGCACGGATGCCGACCGCGGCGTGACCCAGAAAGTGGTCTTTGCCCAGATCGACCTGGACGCCGCCCCGGCCGACGCCGTCGACGCCTACCTGCGCCTGCACCTGCTCTCGCACCGCCTGGCCGCCCCGAACTC
Proteins encoded in this window:
- the sigK gene encoding ECF RNA polymerase sigma factor SigK, with the translated sequence MGGDRGKVDTMRLPWLRAVEPLAPPTHEDLIRLVALGDEAAFEELYDAVAPRVFGLVRRVVRDPSQSQEVTQEVFVDIWQQAARFDADRGRAMSWILVIAHRRAVDRVRASQASMDRDMRQGIKEFQESYDDVADTVETAMEAERVQRALATLTEPQQEAIRLAYYGGYTHQEVAELLKIPVGTVKTRIRDGMIRLRDRLGVA
- a CDS encoding amino acid ABC transporter ATP-binding protein, yielding MSTQAQSRSLVELVGVNKHFGDQHVLKDINLAVARGEVVAVIGPSGAGKSTLCRAINRLETIDSGTISIDGRELPAEGRALAALRAEVGMVFQSFNLFSQITVLDNVTLGPVKIKGIPKADAEARAFALLNRVGVGGQADKLPAQLSGGQQQRVAIARALAMDPKVMLFDEPTSALDPEMVSEVLDVMTALARDGMTMVVVTHEMGFARKAANRVVFMADGQIVEEAPPEEFFTSPRSTRARDFLSKILRN
- the dapE gene encoding succinyl-diaminopimelate desuccinylase, which produces MTHENNPAAPVLDLRQDVAHLTAALMDIESVSGNEAELADVVEAALRALGHLEVTRNGDSIVARTNLGRAERIILAGHLDTVPLPTAEGSRGTVPSSWDGDVLYGRGATDMKGGVAVQLAIAATVAEPTKDITFIFYDHEEVAAVKSGLGRLVRENRELLDADFGILLEPTNGTVEGGCNGTIRFEVTTHGLAAHSARAWMGENAIHAAAPILARLAAYEPATVRVDGLDYRESLNAVKIHGGTAGNVIPDLCVVEINYRFAPDKTPDDAEAHVRELLTGFELVRTDSSAGARPGLNAPAAASFVAAVGREPLPKYGWTDVARLSEMGIPAVNFGPGDALLAHSDNEHVAADDIRACLAALTRWLA
- a CDS encoding DivIVA domain-containing protein, with translation MTYFLIFLAVMLAAAVAVYVVGLKKPDDDSEIYHDGLGEPVSGLPPVLLPAQPAPADVDKLRFALGLRGYRMDQVDEVLDRLRDELAAKDLRIAELEGAAGSVTATVDAVEPGTAVAAAPAPDADAGDSPAPSAPTLNA
- a CDS encoding anti-sigma factor, coding for MEKQLHLLTGAYALNAVNDADRADFERHALGNAETREEVRTLSATAALLAYGTAEETPPPELKANVMAAIRNTRQLPASNVVRDISSARSRSTHAVPVQRRRWVPLVSAAAALAVLGGVGVGGWAIGQNSQSSQVADSKNIQQQQQALLAIMASSDAKIATSSIADGGTVTVASSGKANQAAVMVRNLPAPPAGKTYELWFISATGAVAAGLMNDHDPAVPSMQVLDGPLGGATHVGITVEPAGGSPKPTTTPILVQAL
- a CDS encoding DNA-3-methyladenine glycosylase I, yielding MDDVVVGADGRARCAWAGMAGDEQYQRYHDEEWGRPVDGERELFERLSLEAFQSGLSWITILRKRDAFRSAFANFEPAAVAEFTQADVERLMADAGIVRNLMKINATIGNARALLELPDGVSLSSLLRDHAPAVPRHPDTPIPGKTAESAALAKVLKKRGFSFVGPTTAYAMMQAIGLANDHQPGCWVAGALAQT
- a CDS encoding LOG family protein codes for the protein MSAPTGSSRPARLKKQRFGGWRKGAPEGSTADSRLLDTPRDTPQSDDFTHTDPWRVMRIQSEFVQGFDALADIGPAISVFGSARTKPESRNYKIGVEVGRLLAEAGVAVITGGGPGSMEAANRGASEANGLSIGLGIELPFEQGMNQWVGLGVDFRYFFARKTMFVKYAQGFVVLPGGLGTLDELFEAMVLVQTNKVTQFPIVLVDSAFWAPLLGWIKDTMVAEGLVSPGDMDILQLADTPEEAVALVMAGQAGAKVDAD
- a CDS encoding molybdopterin-dependent oxidoreductase, whose translation is MGPASKHKGTTSKGKATHFWWGLFTGAAIGVIAAGVLFAVAQILSAFFATVSSPLTSMGSTFIDFTPPWMKNFAIATFGTNDKTVLLLSLTVGAIVLAAAAGVVARRKFVAGAAMVVAFAVVMGACIISRSGASAVDLVPLLVGTLAGLAALRYLTNAGAAKPVPAEQDDDAPALPSRRTFLVRSALVAGAAIVIGVGGNILSSARNTARQVRDALKLPAPKTPAPTLPGGVQSAVSGVTPFVTPNNDFYRIDTALIVPEVDPNQWELRVHGMVEEEFTMSFNDLLSAELLETYVTLTCVSNVVGGNLAGNAKWLGYPLSEVLARAKPKPGADMVLSTSVDGFSASTPLPVLQDANRNALLAVGMNGQPLPLEHGFPVRMVVPGLYGYVSATKWVVDLEVTTFAAKTGYWTTRGWSSHGPIKTASRVEVPRALARVPAGKVGIGGTAWAQHTGISKVEIQLDGGPWQPAVLSAEASVDTWRQWSYMWDGATTGTHNVKVRAYNAQGVLQIEEQAPPEPDGSTGWHSITFTVV
- a CDS encoding fasciclin domain-containing protein codes for the protein MNTTKKFGTRKSLSLGMGILAIAAMSMTACSGTTTASSSTSSAPAMTSAPAATSMAPAGDLVGSGCAAYAAAVPSGAGSVAGMAADPVATAASNNPLLKTLTAAVSGKLNKDVNLVDTLNSGQFTVFAPVDTAFAKIPAATIDGLKTDSKTLTSILTYHVVPGQLSPSEIDGTHATAEGSTLDVTGSGDNIMVNGAKVICGGVKTANATVYLIDTVLMPPAKK